Sequence from the Epinephelus moara isolate mb chromosome 19, YSFRI_EMoa_1.0, whole genome shotgun sequence genome:
aaattaaaaaaggacCTCCAGTACTCTGCCAAATTTGGGCATAACCAAAACATATGAGACAGGTCTGCCGGCGCCTGAGAGCACCTATCACAAGTATCAGAGAGATTTGGGTAAATCCTTGATAATCTTCATCACTAGGTTTGACCTAAACTAAGATCagcatcatcatcttcatcactgATCTTGCTGTGGTCACTGTAACTGTAGCTATTATTTTGTCATCTGCATCATCCTCATTGTTATGTTCAACATTTGCTATAATGCGCTTACTGCAATTTTTCTTACTCTGATACCATCCTAAATCTCTGAGAGCCCACGTCAGAGTGCAATAACTCAATTTACTACGGCTTGCCTtggttttttggggggcattttgcgGTGTTGCTGTGATATTTACACCTTATTTTCTCTACAACAAACAAGATTTAACCAGCAAATTTTGTCACAAGATTGAACAGATATCCAAAGGTTTAATTTCATGTGTAACTGCAGCTAGACTTAGCAGGGCCGATTAGATTTGCAGGTATTTATTCAGAAACCTAAGTATTGGAGATTTTCAGATtattttggggctttttttttatgCCAACCTGTGGgcactgcagcaaggacatggGATGGTACATGGGATGCCAGCTCTACAAGGTGAGCAACTGGGCGCCCTGTAGTGGAGAATCATTACACGTCATCCTGTGGAGACGTGAACCAGATTAAAAGGCGATCCAAGCAATGACTGTTAAGAAACTTCACTCAAAATCACAAGTTTTTACAGATTGATGGTGCTAGGTGAAAAGTTAAGGGATCACTGAAGTCATAAGGATTGATCTTCTGGAAAGCATGGATATCTTTACAGAATTTAATGACTGTTCATTAAGTAAGAAATTTCATTCAGGACCAAAGTGGCTGCCAACATGGCTACAAACACACTTACACTCCTCTGTGCTTTTATGACAAGTCATTCATCACTtatgggtgaaaaaaaaaacccacagcaAATTCAtagaaaataatttatttcttcATGTACTTCAAGTTGAAaagtacaaaacacacacacttcaagtAGCATTTGACTATCAAATACATACGGTAAGCCATACCCACATGGGTGTGACTTTACATTCATAGGAAAAAACCAACCCTTGTTCAAACATGAGTGTTCACTTTTGAGTCACCTGCAACCAGGTAATTAGCTGCCATGAGCTGGTTCCAGGGAAACCTTTGATACACACGTAATACACCAACAGAGACAGGTACGTGCTAATTTCGGACCATCTTGTTGTGTGGAGCAACATGATATTATTTACCACACCAGCCTCCTTTCACAACACATATGAGTTCAGTCTAGTTAATCAGGTACAGGGGTGCTTGGTCAGCAGCACTCCTCAATCAGCAGCTCCCCTGAACAGTACAGTTTCCTCTTTATGGCCCTGAAGCTCGTACTCAGCCTCAGGGTGTTACAGTGCCTTGTAGGTGCTTGGGGTGACTTGCTACTATGGAAGAGTCTCTGAACCTTTGGCCACAGTCCACTCGACTCCAGCCTCAGCACCAGGGTCACATGAAAAGTCGGGACCAGGGTGGCATCCACTGCTATTTGATCCACAGTACATAAGGAGCCCTGGTCCCCTCTGTCCACACACAGGTCGATAAGTGCTCCTCTAAGGCCGCAGGGCTCGCTGACAGCCAGGTGCAGCAGCTCTTCGCTGATATTGTGCAGCAGACAGTCAGGTAGGATGAGTTTGGAGCAGCCCAGGGTTGCTGATGCATCATTGAGACTTTGTGTGATTGTTGCAACCACCTCTGCAGCCAGGGTCTCCTCCAGGGGGTAACAGAAGAAGCTGCTGTCTGAGTCTGACAGGGACATGTCTGCCACAGAGCCTGCAACAAAAGAATATAGGTTAAAATCTTGTGTGGTGAAAAAAGATGAGCTCATCAGTGAAAGCCACTGCCTCCTTTAACCCTTTTGTTCTTTGTCAGATCATGCTCTGTATTTTCACAACTACAAGTCagctaaaataaaacacatataaGACATGGAGCACAAGACAAAAGCCACACAAAGCAACACTCACCAGTTTCACTGCTGCTACACTGATCTGCTGTGACCCTCTGATTGATCCCCTTCAGCTCAGTCAGCCTCTGCAGCAGACTGCCCCAGGACAGCCGCTGTGAACCCCTGCCCTCAGCTGGAGACGGGGGAAAGCTGCCGTCCAGGGAGTGATCGCAGGAAAAAGACATCTTCACCATCAAACAATCAAAAAGAGCCtattgaaaatataaaaaaaagtgcgATGATATCGTCCGATGGAGAGTCCCCTGCTCCTGAGCCAGACCAGCTGGAAAACACACTCCTCAACAATGGAACAAAGCGTTAAATACCCAAGCCAGGAGGCCCCGCCCTCTGGATTTCTCCACCAATCAGGCTGCAGCTCACGTCCCCAGCTCTCTACCCTGCCTGGTAACATTTTTAGGTCCCTTTGATGAGGCAAAGGCCAGGCCCCCAGAAACGCTGCAGGCCCCCGACCCCCAACCAAACTTACAGCCCCAGCCTTATGTTGTCCTAAAACAGTTTAACAGTCAAAtgtaagaataaaaaacaaaagaataaaaatgcaaatcaacAGGCCAATCAATGCCCGTGTTCACAGTGCTATGagacaataaaaagacacacCCCCTCAGTTTTTGGGAGAAAAGAGATATGATGAAATAGCTGTGGAGAGATTCATTAGCGTCAGAAGCAGCTTTCACGGACACGTCCCGCACGTATCCTTCTCGTTTTGCCCCGGGGTTTGCGTTAATCATCGGAAACATCCGTGCTGACCGTGGATTTTGGATATTTCTAAAACAATGCAATCTAGAGTAAGAGTCACAGTGTGCGTGTTCACAAGGCTTCTGCTTTATGATCACGAATTAAACTTACTGGAGTTACAGATACAGCGAATTTACTGATAGAATGGACTATTGTGATTGGATTATTAGAGTTTACTCCTCTCCACCTTTCACATCATTTTAAATAGGGAGTTCAAGATGTAGACTTTCTTGCCAGATCATTGTTTCACATATAATCAGTGGCTGTATTTATTGTGGGATCCAGTTTATTTGCGCAGGAGaatatttttcatgatttccaAAACATCTTGTTTCAGTAATTGAAAGCAGCCTATCCAAACTTTTGGGTACACTGCTCTGACTCCTGATTTCCAACACGTAGccttcagagagagagagagagagagagagagagagagaccctCCCCCACCCCTTGAAAACACTCCTGCTCAGACTTGAAGTTAATACTATCatcatcagttgtttttttttctttgacaacTACAAGCATCATAAATAATATAGGAGTTAGAAGTGAAATAATAACACCAATGCAAAACCAATAAAAGTGCGAGGTAAGACAGCTCTTTGTAACAGTTAATTATTTAGAAAGAAATGTCCTTTAGTCCATGTCATATGTCCAGTATGTGCCAGGGAAGGTGCTGAGTTTTGTCCAGAGGTTGCTGAGTATATGTTTAACAACCCTGTCTGTGACAGTCTGTTTATAACTATTGCACATCTTGTTTTCCACAACTTGAAACATTGAGTACTGATGA
This genomic interval carries:
- the LOC126406485 gene encoding DNA damage-inducible transcript 4 protein-like; this translates as MVKMSFSCDHSLDGSFPPSPAEGRGSQRLSWGSLLQRLTELKGINQRVTADQCSSSETGSVADMSLSDSDSSFFCYPLEETLAAEVVATITQSLNDASATLGCSKLILPDCLLHNISEELLHLAVSEPCGLRGALIDLCVDRGDQGSLCTVDQIAVDATLVPTFHVTLVLRLESSGLWPKVQRLFHSSKSPQAPTRHCNTLRLSTSFRAIKRKLYCSGELLIEECC